A stretch of the Narcine bancroftii isolate sNarBan1 chromosome 14, sNarBan1.hap1, whole genome shotgun sequence genome encodes the following:
- the dynll2a gene encoding dynein, light chain, LC8-type 2a codes for MSDRKAVIKNADMSEDMQQDAVDCATQAMEKYNIEKDIAAFIKKEFDKKYNPTWHCIVGRNFGSYVTHETKHFIYFYLGQVAILLFKSG; via the exons ATGTCGGATAGGAAAGCAGTAATAAAAAATGCTGACATGTCTGAGGATATGCAGCAGGATGCAGTGGATTGTGCAACCCAGGCGATGGAGAAATACAATATTGAGAAGGACATTGCCGCCTTTATCAAAAAG GAATTTGACAAGAAATACAATCCTACCTGGCACTGCATAGTTGGCAGAAACTTCGGTAGTTATGTCACACATGAAACAaaacatttcatttatttttaccTGGGTCAGGTTGCAATTCTTCTATTCAAGTCTGGCTAA